A section of the Pochonia chlamydosporia 170 chromosome 2, whole genome shotgun sequence genome encodes:
- a CDS encoding condensin complex component cnd2 (similar to Neosartorya fischeri NRRL 181 XP_001261310.1), with product MPRVAQVPRARGVKSTSDSMSASPFKSPVKIPLNDDAHERGQRMHSRKALHEKQINEIKAAATPRKTSLRLDDIENASPGSALGTPRGGRVGEITEEVMVGGVSVTPIKRVPILANFEEWMKMATDNKINATNSWNFALIDYFHDMSLLKEGDGVNFQKASCTLDGCVKIYTNRVDSVATETGKLLSGLADSSNKKKGRDGEDAEGDESEDELDEDGNPKKKPKKKTQRSSEATLAPSFSALQLKKFELEFTVDPLFKKASADFDEGGAKGLLLNHLMIDAQGRIVFDSSDDSGDVAPVDKNEDDEMEGGDTDADEADITAQLEERPVEEVPEEDEEPTVEIDLASLGQRFLPPLNQLDELDVCPSLKNFDLGDPSGSMDIPFLRAPEDWREQDKNHAVGDHSGMLIDDDAPIGFDDDDLGLGSFDIGGDVAFGEGGEAWARDAALAPQMRIYDGGMGEDGADGDGFDDNGEYIVSMVKPQNADKMHEDILGFFDQALQKNWSSAEHWRIRKIKDANKPTSETKKRKEKEPFEIDFASPLESTVADIIHTQASSNSAISMPKKDWKSKSRNLLPDDKHFSSKSLLSLFLKPKARLSKRRIMGGGFGPHMGYGQDQQDDNQQIEMDEAFWAKQKGPEDTVLPEGDYDANFFQDDGLPFPGGDDADDDDLEFADAREHLSPDGDPGMTEAGGMTALLGGETFTNAAFGHTLVTSTRRIRPEYVNYARKATKVDVRRLMTEIWKGMAFDHLNVSFSPVSAARSRHVLFYLFYLFYLFYLFYLFYLFYLFYPSVANNPTQDSPKERLSMAAVPESEEKPVPSENDPTLNFTEVMNGLKSVYPKTAMKDISTSYCFISLLHLANEKGLVIDKSENLEELKIRKDWTAKVTEGGE from the exons ATGCCTCGGGTTGCTCAAGTTCCTCGCGCCAGAGGCGTCAAATCGACGTCTGATTCTATGTCAGCGTCGCCCTTCAAATCCCCCGTAAA GATCCCTTTAAACGACGATGCGCACGAGAGAGGACAACGAATGCATTCACGAAAGGCTCTACACGAAAAACAGATCAATGAGATCAAAGCAGCGGCGACGCCACGCAAAACCAGTCTGAGGCTGGATGACATTGAAAATGCGTCGCCAGGCTCTGCCCTCGGCACCCCTCGAGGGGGCCGGGTAGGCGAGATCACCGAAGAGGTCATGGTCGGAGGCGTGTCGGTGACGCCTATCAAACGAGTCCCAATTCTGGCCAACTTTGAAGagtggatgaagatggcaacagACAACAAAATCAACGCCACCAACTCGTGGAATTTCGCGCTAATCGACTACTTTCACGACATGTCCTTGCTGAAAGAGGGAGATGGTGTCAATTTCCAGAAAGCCAGTTGTACCTTGGACGGATGTGTCAAGATTTACACAAACAGAGTCGACAGTGTGGCTACTGAAACCGGCAAACTGCTGAGTGGTCTGGCTGATAGCAGtaacaagaagaaggggcGCGATGGGGAGGATGCGGAGGGCGATGAGAGCGAAGATGagttggatgaggatggaaatCCCAAGAAAAAACCCAAGAAAAAG ACACAAAGATCATCAGAGGCCACACTAGCGCCATCCTTCAGCGCGCTGCAACTGAAAAAGTTTGAGCTTGAGTTCACTGTCGATCCTCTTTTCAAAAAGGCTTCAGCGGATTTCGATGAAGGTGGTGCCAAGGGTTTGCTGCTCAACCATCTCATGATTGACGCCCAGGGTCGGATTGTTTTCGATAGCAGCGACGACTCGGGTGATGTTGCGCCAGTTGACAagaacgaagatgatgagatggaaggcGGAGACACAGATGCTGACGAAGCCGATATTACGGCTCAGCTCGAAGAGAGACCAGTAGAAGAGgttccagaagaagatgaagagccgACAGTGGAGATTGATCTCGCGTCCCTTGGTCAGAGATTTCTGCCGCCCTTGAACCAACTTGACGAGCTCGACGTGTGCCCGTCTCTCAAGAACTTTGATCTCGGAGACCCTTCAGGTTCGATGGATATCCCCTTCCTAAGAGCTCCGGAGGACTGGAGAGAGCAAGACAAGAATCATGCAGTAGGGGATCATTCTGGCATGCTTATCGACGATGATGCTCCTATCGGatttgacgatgacgacctcGGCCTTGGCAGCTTTGACATTGGTGGCGATGTTGCTTTCggtgagggtggtgaggcCTGGGCTCGTGATGCAGCTCTTGCGCCCCAAATGCGGATATACGACGGAGGAATGGGCGaggatggtgctgatggcgatggcttcgACGATAATGGCGAATACATTGTTTCCATGGTTAAACCTCAAAATGCTGATAAGATGCATGAGGATAtccttggcttctttgaTCAAGCCCTGCAGAAGAACTGGAGCAGCGCCGAGCATTGGCGAATCCGCAAAATCAAGGATGCCAACAAGCCAACCAGCGAGACgaagaagcgcaaggagaaggaacCATTTGAAATTGACTTTGCATCCCCGCTTGAATCAACCGTCGCAGATATAATCCACACGCAGGCCTCCAGCAATTCAGCCATCAGCATGCCAAAGAAGGACTGGAAGTCCAAGTCCAGGAATCTCCTTCCAGATGATAAGCATTTCAGCTCCAAGTCACTTCTGagcctcttcctcaagccAAAGGCTCGACTATCAAAACGCAGAATcatgggtggtggttttggccCTCACATGGGCTATGGTCAAGACCAACAGGACGACAATCAACAGATCGAGATGGACGAGGCTTTCTGGGCGAAGCAAAAAGGCCCTGAGGACACCGTGCTTCCCGAAGGCGACTACGATGCCAATTTCTTCCAAGACGACGGCTTGCCTTTCCCTGGCGGTGATGAcgctgatgatgatgatctCGAGTTTGCCGATGCTCGCGAACACTTGTCGCCTGACGGGGATCCAGGCATGACGGAAGCTGGGGGCATGACTGCCTTGCTGGGAGGAGAGACATTCACGAATGCGGCTTTTGGCCATACCCTCGTGACGTCAACGAGAAGAATACGGCCAGAATACGTCAATTATGCTCGAAAAGCCACAAAGGTTGATGTGCGGCGCTTAATGACAGAAATATGGAAAGGCATGGCCTTTGACCATCTCAATGTAAGTTTTAGTCCTGTTTCAGCAGCCCGGTCACGTCACGTCCTCTTTTACCTCTTTTACCTCTTTTACCTCTTTTACCTCTTTTACCTCTTTTACCTCTTTTACCTCTTTTACCCCTCAGTTGCTAACAACCCTACGCAGGACTCGCCCAAGGAGAGACTATCCATGGCAGCTGTCCCCGAATCAGAGGAGAAACCAGTGCCTTCAGAAAACGACCCAACGCTCAACTTTACCGAAGTCATGAATGGCTTAAAATCAGTGTACCCCAAGACAGCCATGAAGGATATCTCAACTTCATACTGCTTTATATCCCTACTACACTTGGCAAATGAAAAGGGTTTGGTGATTGATAAATCAGAAAACTTGGAAGAACTGAAGATCCGCAAGGATTGGACGGCCAAGGTAACTGAGGGAGGGGAGTAG
- a CDS encoding high mobility group, superfamily (similar to Metarhizium robertsii ARSEF 23 XP_007821872.2) produces the protein MTQELERVFADLGLAQYLDAFIDQGFDAWDTILDIQESDLDALGVKLGHRRKLQRRIANARGIAPSVSLSSSAKQSLDESKQDGLRRDSARTDGSSETNGVTKRKYRRHPKPDENAPERPPSAYVLFSNKMREDLKSQNLTFTEIAKLVGENWQSLQPAEKDIYESQANAAKEKYHRELAEYKKTSEYRKYAQYLHDFKERQAKQYKGQDASKRAKVEPARLRHGSTSSSATPNTTNSSASGSSSERLQGSEPPPTRRERVDSTASIAGSQHSSAAPTPISAHNSYDDAGPSPRTMHFDSGSPIEPHPHSRHQSVIRGKPRAESTHHLPSLSDMFDSRQKAIVHPTSAEGLSYASRPANSSTRTSLDGASILSGGRTPALRHEPSSNGTNTSGSSVGSFGRPLGDGPLPIHALLSDRTSVGSPALEQQTSPVLASTNGTLKSQQPPIGFAQGPSGYGFQSDSSPFHHMKVEQSSEGDVVMTTDETAPVQREPRRTKDSLNGMDALLRAGEIVGRGGRR, from the exons ATGACTCAAGAACTGGAACGAGTTTTCGCAGACTTGGGCCTGGCCCAATATCTCGATGCATTTATCGACCAAGGCTTTGATGCCTGGGACACTATTCTTGATATCCAAGAATCGGACCT AGATGCCTTGGGTGTAAAGTTGGGGCACCGAAGG AAATTGCAACGGCGTATTGCAAATGCGAGGGGTATTGCACCAAGTGTGTCCTTGAGCTCGTCGGCCAAGCAGAGTTTGGACGAGTCGAAGCAGGATGGACTGAGGCGAGATTCGGCTCGAACGGATGGGAGTTCAGAGACTAATGGTGTCACGAAGAGAAAATATCGACGCCACCCTAAG CCGGACGAAAATGCTCCTGAGCGACCTCCTTCTGCTTATGTCTTGTTCTCGAATA AAATGAGGGAAGACCTCAAGAGCCAAAATCTCACCTTCACGGAGATTGCCAAGTTGGTAGGGGAAAACTGGCAAAGCCTTCAGCCAGCTGAGAAAGACATCTATGAGAGTCAAGCCAATGCCGCCAAGGAGAAATACCACCGGGAGCTAGCGGAATACAAGAAGACATCGGAATACCGCAAGTATGCCCAGTATCTTCATGACTTCAAAGAGAGACAAGCCAAGCAGTACAAAG GACAGGATGCTTCAAAGAGAGCCAAGGTTGAGCCTGCCAGGCTGCGTCATGGTAGCACGAGCAGCAGCgcaacaccaaacacaaccaaCTCAAGCGCaagtggcagcagcagcgagCGACTTCAAGGAAGCgagccgccaccaacacGAAGAGAACGTGTGGACTCCACGGCCTCAATTGCTGGATCTCAACATTCCTCTGCTGCACCGACTCCCATATCGGCACATAATTCGTACGATGATGCTGGTCCATCTCCAAGAACGATGCATTTCGATAGCGGAAGCCCAATCGAACCCCATCCACATTCCCGTCACCAATCCGTAATCCGAGGAAAGCCTCGAGCCGAATCAACGCATCACCTGCCCTCTCTTTCTGATATGTTCGACTCCAGACAAAAGGCAATTGTTCACCCAACAAGTGCGGAAGGGCTTTCCTATGCTAGTCGGCCAGCCAATAGCTCCACGCGGACATCACTTGATGGTGCCTCCATTTTATCTGGGGGGCGGACTCCTGCATTACGGCACGAGCCCTCATCGAATGGCACCAATACATCGGGTAGTTCTGTCGGAAGCTTTGGTCGGCCACTGGGAGACGGACCACTACCGATCCACGCTTTACTCTCAGATCGCACCTCGGTTGGTTCTCCAGCCCTTGAACAGCAGACTAGCCCAGTTCTAGCCAGTACCAATGGTACGTTAAAATCCCAACAGCCGCCAATAGGCTTTGCTCAGGGTCCAAGCGGTTATG GCTTTCAATCTGACTCCTCACCATTTCACCACATGAAAGTTGAACAATCAAGTGAGGGAGATGTGGTGATGACAACTGATGAGACGGCCCCCGTTCAGAGGGAACCCCGCAGAACGAAAGACAGTTTAAACGGTATGGATGCCCTGCTGAGAGCGGGCGAGATTGTGGGACGTGGTGGTCGAAGATAG
- a CDS encoding two-component osmosensing histidine kinase (Bos1) (similar to Neosartorya fischeri NRRL 181 XP_001265918.1), giving the protein MVDDSMLVAVAEVVSSLAADPKPSSSISANIGSRITLPGPETAAKRALEVELQKLTIRVGQLENRASASATAVFPETPNEVNDSLFGEDAGSSPAGNRGAVSSKTKLAHAHQGSLDCPKLLPRQLTKEALEGLREHVDDQSKLLDSQRQELAGVNAQLLEQKELQERALAMLEQERVATLERELWKHQKANEAFQKALREIGEIVTAVARGDLTMKVRMNTVEMDPEITTFKRTINAMMDQLQIFASEVSRVAREVGTEGLLGGQARIGGVDGTWKELTDNVNVMAQNLTDQVREIASVTTAVAHGDLTKKIERPARGEILQLQQTINTMVDQLRTFASEVTRVARDVGTEGILGGQADVGGVQGMWNDLTVNVNAMANNLTTQVRDIIKVTTAVAKGDLTQKVQADCRGEIFELKSTINSMVDQLSQFAREVTKIAREVGTEGRLGGQATVHDVEGTWRDLTENVNGMAMNLTTQVREIAKVTTAVAKGDLTKKIGVEVKGEILELKNTINQMVDRLGTFAVEVSKVAREVGTDGTLGGQAQVANVEGKWKDLTENVNTMASNLTLQVRSISAVTQAIANGDMSQTIDVEANGEIQVLKETINNMVSRLSSFCYEVQRVAKDVGVDGKMGAQADVAGLNGRWKEITTDVNTMASNLTTQVRAFSDITNLATDGDFTKLVDVEASGEMDELKRKINQMISNLRDSIQRNTQAREAAELANKTKSEFLANMSHEIRTPMNGIIGMTQLTLDTDLTQYQREMLNIVNNLANSLLTIIDDILDLSKIEARRMVVEEIPYTLRGTVFNALKTLAVKANEKFLDLTYKVDSSVPDHVIGDSFRLRQIILNLVGNAIKFTEHGEVSLTIKERANQHEVGLGEYAIEFVVEDTGIGIAKDKLNLIFDTFQQADGSMTRKFGGTGLGLSISKRLVNLMGGDLWVLSEAGKGSQFHFTCRVRLAVDDTEGTLKQLKPYRGHQVLFVDKAQSSSGADIKDMLEQIGLHPVVVDSEKSSALTRLKAGGALPYDAILVDSIDTARRLRAVDDFKYLPIVLLAPVVHVSLKSCLDLGITSYMTTPCTLVDLGNGMVPALENRATPSLADNTKSLDILLAEDNTVNQRLAVKILEKYHHVVTVVGNGWEAVEAVKEKKFDVILMDVQMPIMGGFEATGKIRDYERGMGTHRTPIIALTAHAMMGDREKCIQAQMDEYLAKPLQQNHLIQTILKCATLGGPLLEKNRERELAIQADAKSRNSKAVGDQGLLRPALENRSMTTRESMASQEGETPSIVSAEEEDPWSRQRRDLSDMRSISG; this is encoded by the exons ATGGTTGACGACTCCATGTTGGTGGCGGTAGCTGAGGTTGTGTCCTCGCTCGCCGCCGACCCCAAGCCGTCTTCCTCGATATCTGCCAACATTGGGTCCCGAATTACCCTTCCTGGTCCCGAGACCGCTGCAAAACGAGCTCTTGAGGTTGAACTCCAGAAACTCACTATCCGAGTGGGACAGCTTGAGAACAGAGCAAGTGCGTCGGCCACGGCCGTCTTCCCTGAAACACCAAATGAAGTCAACGACTCCCTCTTTGGTGAGGATGCAGGCTCATCGCCCGCGGGCAATCGAGGGGCAGTTTCGAGCAAGACGAAATTGGCCCACGCCCATCAAGGTAGCTTGGATTGTCCGAAACTTTTGCCTCGCCAGCTGACCAAGGAAGCCCTGGAAGGACTGCGAGAACATGTGGACGACCAGTCCAAGCTCCTCGATAGCCAACGACAGGAGCTTGCTGGCGTCAACGCCCAGCTTCTCGAGCAAAAGGAGCTACAGGAGCGTGCTCTTGCAATGCTTGAGCAAGAGCGTGTAGCCACCCTTGAACGGGAGCTGTGGAAACACCAAAAGGCCAACGAGGCATTCCAAAAGGCCCTCCGAGAGATTGGTGAAATCGTCACCGCTGTCGCCCGCGGCGACCTGACCATGAAAGTCCGCATGAACACCGTCGAAATGGACCCCGAAATTACAACTTTCAAGCGAACTATTAATGCAATGATGGATCAGTTACAAATCTTTGCTAGCGAAGTATCTCGAGTAGCCCGTGAAGTCGGTACCGAAGGTCTACTCGGTGGCCAAGCCCGCATCGGGGGCGTTGATGGAACATGGAAAGAATTGACAGATAACG TGAACGTAATGGCTCAAAATCTCACTGATCAAG TGCGCGAAATTGCCTCTGTTACAACGGCTGTTGCACACGGCGACTTGACCAAGAAAATTGAACGACCAGCTAGAGGTGAAAttctccagcttcagcaaACTATCAATACCATGGTGGATCAATTACGAACTTTTGCGTCCGAAGTGACGCGAGTCGCCAGAGATGTCGGAACTGAAGGTATTCTCGGCGGTCAAGCAGATGTAGGGGGAGTGCAGGGCATGTGGAACGATTTGACAGTCAACGtcaatgccatggccaacaatTTGACGACCCAAGTGCGAGACATTATCAAGGTCACCACGGCTGTCGCCAAGGGAGACCTCACTCAGAAGGTGCAGGCCGACTGCAGGGGAGAAATTTTTGAACTAAAGTCTACAATCAACTCCATGGTGGACCAACTGTCACAATTTGCAAGGGAAGTTACCAAGATTGCGCGAGAAGTCGGTACTGAGGGACGGCTTGGTGGCCAAGCCACCGTTCACGATGTTGAAGGAACCTGGAGAGACCTGACAGAAAACGtcaatggcatggccatGAACTTGACTACGCAAGTGCGAGAAATTGCAAAGGTTACCACCGCTGTCGCTAAAGGTGACCTGACTAAGAAGATTGGGGTTGAGGTCAAGGGTGAGATTCTGGAGCTAAagaacaccatcaatcaGATGGTGGACCGGCTTGGAACCTTTGCTGTGGAAGTGAGCAAGGTGGCTCGAGAAGTCGGCACGGATGGTACGCTGGGAGGCCAAGCACAAGTCGCCAACGTTGAGGGTAAATGGAAAGACCTCACCGAAAatgtcaacaccatggcgTCAAATCTTACACTTCAAGTAAGAAGCATCTCTGCTGTCACGCAAGCTATTGCAAACGGCGATATGAGTCAAACCATTGATGTGGAGGCCAATGGCGAAATACAAGTTCTAAAGGAGACCATTAACAACATGGTGTCACGACTGTCGAGTTTCTGCTACGAGGTGCAACGAGTTGCAAAGGATGTCGGTGTAGACGGAAAGATGGGTGCCCAAGCAGATGTCGCCGGCTTAAATGGACGATGGAAGGAGATCACAACAGATGTGAACACAATGGCTAGCAATTTGACGACACAAGTGCGAGCCTTCTCCGATATCACGAACCTGGCTACTGACGGAGACTTCACCAAACTTGTCGACGTCGAGGCGTCAGGTGAAATGGACGAGCTCAAGCGAAAGATCAATCAGATGATATCAAACCTGCGAGACAGTATTCAAAGAAACACACAGGCAAGGGAGGCTGCCGAACTGgcaaacaagaccaagtcgGAATTCTTGGCAAATATGTCGCACGAAATTCGAACGCCCATGAACGGTATTATTGGCATGACCCAGTTGACCCTGGACACCGACTTGACTCAGTACCAACGCGAGATGCtcaacatcgtcaacaacCTTGCCAATAGTTTGTTAACGATTATCGACGACATCTTGGATCTTTCCAAGATTGAGGCTAGGCGAATGGTGGTTGAAGAGATCCCGTATACGTTGCGAGGAACTGTTTTCAATGCCCTCAAGACCCTAGCCGTCAAGGCAAATGAGAAGTTTTTGGACCTTACTTACAAGGTGGACAGCTCCGTTCCTGACCATGTGATCGGAGACTCGTTCCGTCTTAGGCAGATTATTCTTAACCTTGTGGGTAACGCGATTAAGTTCACGGAACATGGTGAAGTTAGTCTTACCATCAAGGAAAGGGCCAATCAGCACGAGGTCGGCCTGGGGGAGTACGCCATTGAATTTGTCGTTGAGGATACTGGCATCGGCATagccaaggacaagttgAACCTCATTTTCGATACATTCCAGCAAGCAGATGGATCCATGACTCGCAAGTTTGGCGGCACAGGTCTCGGcctctccatctcaaaaCGCCTGGTGAACCTGATGGGAGGTGACCTCTGGGTGCTGAGTGAAGCGGGCAAAGGCAGTCAGTTTCACTTTACTTGCAGAGTCAGGCTCGCGGTCGATGACACGGAAGGCACTCTTAAGCAGCTCAAGCCGTACCGTGGCCACCAAGTGCTCTTTGTTGATAAGGCTCAGTCGAGCTCTGGTGCGGATATCAAGGACATGCTGGAACAGATCGGATTACACCCCGTCGTGGTTGATTCTGAGAAGAGCTCTGccctcaccagactcaaggCTGGCGGCGCGTTGCCATATGATGCCATCCTCGTCGACTCCATTGACACAGCCAGGAGACTGAGGGCAGTCGATGACTTCAAGTACTTGCCCATTGTCCTGTTGGCCCCTGTTGTCCATGTTAGCCTCAAGTCTTGCCTGGACCTCGGCATCACCTCGTACATGACTACACCATGCACGCTGGTCGATCtcggcaatggcatggtACCCGCACTTGAGAACAGGGCAACTCCATCGCTGGCTGATAATACCAAGTCACTGGATATTTTGCTTGCCGAGGACAACACCGTGAACCAGCGATTAGCCGTCAAGATTCTTGAGAAGTATCATCATGTAGTCACCGTTGTGGGCAACGGGTGGGAAGCTGTCGAGGctgtgaaggagaagaagtttgACGTGATCCTTATGGATGTCCAGATGCCCATCATG GGAGGATTCGAGGCTACCGGCAAGATTCGTGACTACGAACGAGGTATGGGCACACACAGAACCCCCATTATCGCTCTGACGGCGCATGCCATGATGGGTGATCGTGAGAAGTGTATCCAAGCGCAAATGGATGAGTATCTCGCCAAACCACTGCAACAAAATCACCTCATCCAAACGATTTTGAAATGTGCCACGCTGGGTGGCCCGTTGTTAGAAAAGAACCGGGAGAGAGAGCTGGCGATTCAAGCCGATGCAAAATCAAGGAACAGCAAGGCAGTGGGTGATCAGGGCCTGCTCCGTCCGGCCTTGGAGAACCGATCGATGACCACACGAGAATCAATGGCTagccaagaaggagagactCCATCAATCGTCTCCGCAGAAGAGGAAGATCCTTGGTCTAGGCAGCGACGTGATCTCTCTGACATGCGAAGCATCTCTGGTTAG